The window TCCAAACGTGCTGTTATTGGACGAGCCGACCAATGACCTCGATACCCAGACTCTGACTGTCCTTGAGGATTATCTTGAGGAATTCCCCGGTGTTGTTATCACGGTATCCCATGACCGGTATTTCCTTGATAAAATAGCAGAGCAGCTATTGATTTTAAAAGGCAACGGAACGATAGGGACATACTATGGCAATTATTCCGGCTATATGGAGCAGCAGGATGACCAAAGCGCTTCATCAGCTTCCAAGCCAGCACCTGCCACTAACCAGAGGGTCAAAGAGAAAAAGAAAAGAATGACCTATCAGGAACAAAAGGAATGGGAAAGCATCGATGACAATATTGCTGCAGCCGAAGAAAGGCTTGAGCAAATCGCTAAAGAGCTTACCAACACAGGCAGCAATTTTGAACAGGCAAATAAGTTGATGAAAGAAGAAACCGAATTAAACGAAGAACTTGAGCGATTAATAGAAAGATGGTCGTATTTATCCGAGATTGCTGAAGGATAGCGGATTGCTAGCAGTTGCTAACAAATAGTTAGCGACATGGTCCGCGCGGTTTTTATGGCATCCTGCCCAGTGCGGGGTGCCATTTACTATAAATTGTGCATGTAGCATCTGAAAGCCACGCCGCTTCAGTTCCGCATAATGGAAGTTACCATTCTGTTTGTGATAAAGTTAAAAATGAGGTGATTCCCTGTGAAAATCAAGTCGATAGAACCGACTCCAAGTCCCAATACAATGAAGATTAATCTTGACCAGGAACTTCCAATGGGCAAGAGCCATAATTATAAAAAAGATAATGCAGAAGGCGCTCCTGCTGTTATCCGCAACATTCTCGAAATTGAAGGGATTAAAGGCGTCTACCATGTCGCGGACTTCATCGCGGTTGAGCGGAATGCGAAATACGATTGGAAGGATCTGCTTGCCAAAGTCAGGGAAGCTTTCGGTGACGAAGCTGCAACTGGTGAACAAGCCCAGGCTGAAATATCACGCTTTGGGGAAATCCAGGTCCAGGTTCAGATGTTTAAGGACATTCCGCTCCAAGTAAAGCTTTTGGATGGGAACGAAGAAAAACGCTACGGAATGCCTGAGTACTTTCTTGAAGCACGCGAACAGGCCCAGCTTGAAGGTGATAACTACATACTGCTAAGAAAATGGCAGGACTTTGGGGTGCGTTATGGGGATTTTGACCAAATAGGCAAGGATGTCATTGAGGAACTGATTGCATCTTATCCGCAATCGCGGCTGGATGACATTGTAAACGCCGCAAGGGCTGCTGGTCCTTCTGCACCTATTAAGCCAACCCGTGAAAGGCATCGGATTACTGCGGATGACCTGAACGATTCTGAATGGCAAAAAAGGTACCAGAAGCTTGAGCAAATTCCAGATCCAGAGATTGAAGATCTGCCGATGCTTGAGAAGGCACTCCAGGATGAGAAGCCTTCCATCCGCAGGCTTGCCACTGTCTACCTTGGAATGATAAAGGATAAGGCAGTATTGCCGCTTCTATATAAAGCGTTAAAGGATAAAAACGTTACTGTAAGGAGAACAGCTGGTGACTGTCTGTCAGATCTTGGTTTTAACGAGGCTGGCCCAGAAATGGCCCTTGCATTGAAGGATCCTAGCAAGCTTGTCCGCTGGCGTGCAGCAATGTTTCTTTTTGAAGAAGGAGATGAATCAGCACTCCCGGCATTGAAGGAAGCTGCCGATGATTCAGAATTTGAAGTCGCCCTCCAAGCAAAAATGGCAATTGCCAGGATTGAAGGTGGCGAGGAAGCGAAAGGCTCGGTATGGAAGCAGATGACCGAAGCAAGGAAGGCAAACCAGTAATAAGGTTGTTGGGAGAAGCTTTGCTGGATTTATCTTTAGGGAAAGATAGTTGTTGAAATGTGAGCGTAGGGCTTGTGACACGAAATCTTCAGGTAGCAAGCTTCAAGTACATTTTGACTTTCACGGACATATAAAATGTCCAGCAAACTAAGTTTCAAGGACATTTTGCCTGCCATGTACCTTTAAAATGTCCAGCAAATCGAGTTTCAAGTACAATTTGAGGGGGACTGACAGCAAAAATGTCTACCAAACCAAGTTTCGAGGACAATTTGACTGAAAAGAACCTGTAAAATGTCCTCGAAAACTGATATATAAATCCGGATATTAAGTTGTATTTTTACATTAACAATGGTTTCGAAAAATGGAATATGGAAACTATTTATAGTATGCTAATACCAGAAACGGAGGGATCTATCTTATGTCAATGGCATATGAAGAATATATGAAGCAAATGGTAAGGCCAATGCGTGAGGAATTAACAAATGCAGGCTTTAAAGAATTAACAACTCCTGAAGACGTCGATGCTTTCATGGGTGAAGCAAAAGGGACGGCTGTCGTTGTGATCAACTCGGTTTGCGGCTGTGCAGCAGGCCTTGCGCGCCCCGCGATTACACAGACAGTCATGAACACTGAAAAACAACCAGACCATCTGGTTACAGTTTTTGCAGGCCAGGATAAAGAAGCAACCGCAAAAATGCGCGAGTACTTCGGGGACATCCCGCCATCATCGCCATCTGTTGCGCTATTGAAGGACGGCCAGGTTGTCCACTTCATTCCGCGCCATGATATTGAAGGAAACACAATGGAAGGTGTCATGGAAAACCTTACAACAGGAATTAAAAATAATTTCTAAAAGGGATGCCGCTTGGCGTCCTTTTTTTCGCTAAAAAATCTGACCTCACCAGTTTGCGAGGCTGCTCTATCAGGAGATAATATATGTTTGTAACCACAGCGTACCGAGTAACTGAAACAATGTTAAATAAGGCTAAGGGAGTCGCAATCGACCTTGATATCCCTTTCTATACTCGCGGGAAAAAGTCGATATCACGCATGCAGGAGGAAAGGGGTACGGGTTGCATTGTCGCGGGGAACGAAACTCTCAAACTTTTTGGTTTCGGAGAAGACGCTCCTTTTTTCTTTCACCCGTCTTCCGCGATGTTCCGAGTCAAGAGGCTGATAGAAGGGGGAAGTGACCCTCTAATCGAAGCAGCAGGCCTTGAAAGAGGCCACTCATTCCTGGACTGTACACTTGGGCTCGCCTCAGATTCGATAGTCGCAAGTTTTGTCACCGGAAAAGAAGGTATGGTAACAGGGATTGAAGGCAATCAATATGTCGCTTATCTTGTGAAAAAAGGGCTTCTCAGCTGGACAACAAGCGTTGCCCCGCTTGATGAAGCAATGAGCCGTGTACAGGTTGTAAATTCCAATTCTTTATCTCTTTTAAAAAGCCTTCCCGACAATTCGGTCGACTGTGTGTACTGGGATCCGATGTTTGAAGAAAGCATCGACGAATCGGAGGGAATCAGGTCGCTCCGCCAATTTGCCTTGTACGAAGGGCTTGGTGAAGAGGAAATAATAGAGTCGCTGCGAGTGTCTCGCAACCGAGTCGTGCTCAAGGATCATTTCAAAAGTACAAGATTTGACGAGTTTGGCTTCAGGCGGGCAATCAGGAAAGCGGCCAAATTCCATTACGGATACCTTGAAAAAAAATAACAGCCGGCTCATGTCCGGCTGTGTGTTTCCTTAATCAAAAATCGAACAATATATGAAATAGCCAAGCATCATCAAGCCGCCAGTCATAATCACCCACTCCATACTTTCCACCCCTAAAGAAAAAATTTTCATTATATTTATAATATCCATATAAAAAACTTTAAAACTCATTAAAAAAAGAAGTATAATAGGCTTATACATAAATGAAGGGGGGATAGGCATTTGAAAAAGTGGATTCGGAAATCATTCATGGTCATGGTATCGATCCTTACATTTGGACTTATTACACCAGCCCAGATGAACTTTCTTGATCAGGTCAATGCCGATACTAAATCACCAGGCCGAGGGTCTGCTGAATTTGGCCCGAGCATACCAACCCAGTTTCAACAAACCCCCTCCATTACCCGTGATCAATTTATAGAGGATATGGTAAAGCTGGCAGAGACCCGCTCATATGAAAAATTCGGGACTAGAATAAAGCCAGTGATTGAGAATGAATTTAAGGAAATCATCCTTCCTAATATAGAACAAGCTATTTCCAAAACAGCTGCCCAGTTTCCTGAGGAAGACCTGACTGGACTGGCAATTTCTGAACAACCTGGTGCAGGGCTCTCGGAAAAAATCTTCCATATCAAGGATGTACGGACAGGAAAAGATGTCATCCGCTTCCATGTCAGACGGGACAACCCGCCACAGGCAGGATACTGGTTCAATTTCCACTATCATACTGCCCATGACAGCTTCCAGGAACATCATGAGCTTGGCAGCATTTACTGGGACAAGAATACTCCTCCGAAATGGATGGCTTAATAGATTACTAACTTCATTGCTAAAACAACCCGGCGGAAACGCCGGGTTTTTCATTGTCCCAGGAAGATGGCCGATTAAATTTGTGGGCAACTAAATTTTGTAGTAAGACAACTGCGCTTTTGTTCCTGTTTAGCCACAATTTCCATCAAACCCACAGCCTGTTTCCACTATATAGATGGTATAATTCTGGTAGACTATAAAAATCGCGTACTGGGGAAATGAGAATGAAAAAGCTTTTTTTAATAGTGGTTCCGGCGGTGCTGTTCTTCTTCCTTATCTCCACTTCAAAAGCTGCTCCTGGTGGTGTGGCGCTTGCCAATTTCAATGGCGAAACACCACTCGGCCAGCATTTGCAATACATTGATTGGGGAAACCTGTCAGGGACGGTCCTTTTACCCGAGGAAACGTTCGACACTTTCGAGGCCGCGGCAATTATCCAACGGCTTGCAAAGCTTCCAGACTCGCTCCTTTCAAAGATAAACAAGGAAGGCATCGTTGTCCGGCTCTTTGAAGGCAGACTGACAGATAATCCGACAGCAAGCCATTTGAAAGGGGAGACGCCCCGTGGTTATACGAATGGAGCGACCTGGGATGCAGTGCCAGGTATTGGCGGCTCGGAGGTTGTCCTTGTGAAAATCGGGGCAAGCGAGAAAGGGAAAGGTCATGGCTCTATTAATTTGGAGCTTCACGAGCTCGCTCATTCAATTGATAATCTTGTATATGATGGTCTATCGGAACAAAAAGCTTTTATCAAAGTGTGGGAAAAGGAACGAACCAAGCTTTTTCCGGGACTTAAATATTTTAACAACTATCCAGAGGAATATTTCGCAGAAGCATTCGCGCTTTATTACTTATCAGAAGAGAGTAATCAATTTTTAGAAAAAACTGCTCCTCTCACATATAAATTGATTCAAGACCTTGATTAATATCAGGGTCTTTACTTTTGAGCAAAAAGATTTATTGCATCCGACCTTCCATGAGTGCAAATTGTCGAGTTTTCTACTAAAATGGAAAGGACAAACTATGGGGAGGGTCTCTTAGATGAAACAATATTTGGATCTTTGCCGCCATGTTCTTGAAAACGGGACAGAGAAAGGCGACAGGACAGGGACAGGCACGGTTTCGACATTTGGCTACCAGATGCGGTTCAACCTGCAGGAGGGCTTCCCGCTTATTACTACAAAAAAGCTGCATATGAGGTCGATCATTCATGAATTGCTATGGTTTTTGAATGGTGATACGAACATCCGATATTTGCAGGAAAATGGTGTGCGGATTTGGAATGAATGGGCGGATGAAGAAGGAAATCTTGGCCCGGTATACGGAAAGCAGTGGCGATCCTGGGAAGGTGCTGACGGGACCACGGTTGATCAGATCAGCGACTTGATTGAGCAAATAAAGACAAATCCCAATTCCCGCAGGCTGATTGTGAATGCCTGGAATGTGGCCGAAATTGATAAAATGGCGCTTGCTCCATGCCATTGTCTGTTTCAATTTTATGTGGCTGACGGGAAGCTATCATGCCAGCTGTACCAGCGTTCTGCCGACCTTTTCCTCGGTGTTCCGTTCAACATTGCTTCATATGCGCTGTTGACCATGATGATTGCCCAGGTATGCGACCTTGAACCAGGTGAATTCGTTCACACATTTGGCGATGTACATATTTATAACAATCATATCGAGCAGGTGAAGGAGCAGCTGAGCCGTGAACCAAGACAGCTTCCGAAAATGAACATTAATCCGGACGTAAAGGATATTTTTTCATTTAAATATGAGGACTTTACTATCGAAGGCTATGATCCTCATCCGCACATTAAAGGAGTTGTCTCTGTATGATTTCGTTTATGTGGGCCATGGATGAAAACAGGGTGATTGGCAGGGATAACAAGCTGCCATGGCATTTACCTGAGGATTTAAAATTTTTTAAACGTACAACAATGGGTCACCCGATTGCGATGGGCAGGAAAACGTTCGAATCTATAGGAAAACCATTGCCAGGCCGCGAAAATATTATTATTACCCGAAACAGGGACTACACCTTTGAAGGCTGTACAGTTGTACACTCTGTAAAAGAATTCCTTGATTATTGCAGGACAAAAGAAGAGGAAGTTTTTGTTATCGGCGGCGCAGAAATTTTCAAAGAACTGTTTCCGTATGCCGATAAGCTTTATTTGACGATGATCCATGCTCAATTTGAAGGGGATACGTACTTCCCGATTTTCCGCCCGAATGAATGGGAACTCGATTCAAGAGAAAAAGGACTCAGAGACGAGAAAAATCCATATGATTACGAGTTTCTTATTTACAAAAGGAAATCCGGAGGAAAGCAATGATCAGGCTGGCAATCTGTTTTGCCTATATTTGCGGCTATCTCTTATACAGCACCATTGAGCTTCGCTGCTTGAAAAAGCTCGACCCCGCCTTGCTAGTGGCAGTCCGCGACAAAATCATACATGCAACACCGAAACGCTGGTCAAGAAACATCATGAAATTGACAGGGTCAAAAGTAACCGTAATTGGTGAGGAGAATATACCTAAAGGTGCTGTTGTGTTCATTTCCAACCATGAAGGCGATTTTGATGTGCGGGTGCTGCTCGGGTATTTGTCAAAACCGTTCGGATTCATTTTAAAGGTTGAAGTGAAAAAGGTACCCATTATGAGAAAGTGGATGGAGTTAATCAGCTGTGTTTTCATGGACAGGGGCGACCGCAGCCAGGCTATTGCATCTCTTCGTGAAGGGTCTGAAATGCTGAAGCAGGGACATTCACTGGTGATTTTTCCTGAAGGCACCCGCAGTAAAGGCGGCGATGTCGGCATGTTCAAATCCGGCACCTTTCGTCTTCCCAAAGATGGAGAAGTTCCAATTGTCCCAATCTCGATTCAGGGTACATCGAATGTTTTTGAAAAAAATGGACGTCTCATAAGGCCCGCTGAAATCACTGTCACGATTGGCGAACCGCTGATGCCGGAGATATTTCTTCAAAAAGACTTGAAGCAAGTGGCAGAAGAAGTCCGGCTGACCATTATTGCCAACATGGATGAAAACAGAAAGGTATCCTAATCAAAAACATCAGCCAATTAGGATGGCTGATGTTTTTGATCTAAAATAAGAAAGAATACCTTTTTTTCAACTGTCTGGCTCCAGCGCCTAGCGCCTAGTGTACTTCGGTCCCCTCGTTACGATAAGTCAACATCGATTCGCTACGCTCATCGTGTTTCCTTTATCTCCTTCGAGGCCCTCCAGTCCATACGGCGCTAACCAAGGCGCTTGCGCTTTTCTTACTAATCCTGGTAACCAAATTGCTCATAGTGACTTAGCGCGCCTAACATCTTCCTAAATTCTTCGGGGCTCCGAAATTCATCTTCCTGAAAGTGTGTTCGGATCCATTCAATCAATTCCGAAGGGCTGTTAAAGAAAACACCACTTGTATCGCTTTTTCGAATCATATAGCGGCCGTTGTCCTCATCAATTGTCACTTCGACTGGCAACGCGCCTTCAAAGCTATCCAATAAAAACTCCATCAATCCCACTCCCTTCGGATTCTATTTGGTATAGTATATGTAGTTAATTGCCTCAAAATTAAACAAGTACGAACAATTCCTTAAAAAATACCGGGTATTTTTTCTTATGTAACCCTTGTCCTCGATTGACTTAAGGCCTCGTTCTTGTTACATTGATACAGGCAGGACATAGCAGTTAACCTGTTGCAAATGCCAAATATCACACTGCTTAAAATACGTGAGATTTTGTGAACTTACTATGAATTTTGAAGTGATTTACCCTAAACTGGCCAGTAAAGTACTATAATCATAGTAGATTTATAAATATGAAACTCTGAAGGGGTTGTAAACACTATGTTGAATAATATTGGTGTTCCTGGATTAATTTTGATCCTTGTTCTTGCATTAATTATTTTCGGACCTAAAAAGCTGCCTGAAATTGGACGCGCTTTCGGCCAGACACTACGTGAATTCAAAAAATCCACTCGCGAACTGACTAGCGATGTTATGGAAGATTTTGAAGAAGATAAAAAGAAGGCAGAGAAAAAAGCTTAATCCATAAATTGTAAACCACGGGGTTCACTTACCTTGCGAGCTTGAGGGCGGAGCTTGGGGAGGAACCCTTTTCTACGCTAATTGGAAAGTTATTTTCTTATTGCGCATATATGAATTTCGCCATTAAGTGAGTATTTTGTTACCCGCTATTAAACTGCTCTACCGGCCCGCAGTTTTAGAAAAAGGCAAAAAGTACACGGCAGGGAGAACGATATGGAAGATAAAGAATTAAACTTAGTTGATCATCTGGATGAACTCAGGAAGAGGATTATCATCACTGCAGTTGCCTTTGTGGCATTCTTCATTGCCGGATTCACGTACGTGGAGGAAATTTATCACTGGTTTGTCCGCGATTTAGAGGTTAAGCTAATTGTGCTCGGACCAAGCGACATCGTCTGGATCTATTTTGCACTGGCCTCCCTAATTGCCATCGCCGGAACCATTCCAGTACTGGCCATACAGCTCTGGATGTTCGTCAAGCCAGCGTTAAAACCAGTTGAACGAAAAATTTCCTTATCCTATATACCTGCATTGTTCATTCTGTTTATAGTCGGTTTGGCGTTTGGATATTTTGTTATTTTCCCGAACGTCCTCAAATTTCTGGTCAATCTCGGCGGCGATATGCTTGTCACCAACTTTACCGCTGAAAAATATTTCAGGTTCATTTTGAATATGACCTTGCCATTCGGAGTTTTGTTCGAGCTGCCGGCAGTTGTCATGTTCCTGACTTCGCTCGGAATCCTGAATCCGTATGTTTTAACAAAGATTAGGAAATACGCATATTTTGTGCTAATTGTAATTGCAATTGTGATTACACCGCCAGATCCAATGTCTGATTTCCTTGTCATCATTCCATTGCTGCTGCTATATGAAATTTCGGTGAACCTCTCGAAATTTGTATTTAAAAAGCGGCAAAAGCGGCTTAAGGCAGAGGAAGCGGAGTTCGCAGCTGAATAAAAGATTGAAGACAGAACCCTGGCCTAATGGCTGGGGTTTTTCATTTGGAAAAGCATTTGTAGCAAGTTGATATTTTAAAACTGATGAATGACATTTCAGGTTTTTGAAAGAGGCAAAGTGTCATTCATAAGGCCCGATGAATGATAAAACAACCCCCCCCCCCGAAATTACATGCATCTATATTCCCCAATCTTGGATCACATTTGAAATTACTCCTTTAAATCTTTACACATCAAACCAAGTTCAAAAATCTTTCCGAATCAATTTTTCACTAATAAAAATGTGCTTAACTACTGGAATAAAAAATAACCACCCTGCAATTGTTTCGAAAACAGGCATACGGTCTTCCATGGTAGGATGGACAAGGTTCTCGAGGTATGCGATGAAGCATTGCGAGGGATTGGTGTGATTCCGGCAAGCGGATGGGGGCTAAAGCCGGAGTATAGCTGCTTTGATGCAAAGCTAAGATTCACCGTGGATGTCGGCGAGCCGTGCAAAACGAAGTGCCGCTGCGGAGATGTGATAAAGGGGCTAATCACGCCTGACGAATGCGCCTTGTTCGGAAAGACATGCAAACCAATGAACCCAATAGGTCCTTGCATGGTATCAGCAGAAGGAAGCTGTGCCGCTTTTTATCAATACATGAGGGAGACTGTCTGATGGAAAAATATATCAACCTTGCCCACGGCGATGGCGGTGAACTTAGCCACAGGCTGATCCGGGATGTGTTTACAGAGGCGTTTGGTCAGACAGGAGCGTTGTTCGATGCGGAGTCTCTCGCATTATCTGGTACGAAGATTGCTGTTTCAACAGATAAGTTTGTGATTAAACCTATCCTTTTTCCGGGTGGGACGATTGGGAAGCTTGCTGTTGCCGGAACAGTCAACGACCTGGCAGTAAGCGGTGCGAAGCCGATGTATTTGACGTGCGGTTTTGTCATTGAGGAAGGCTTTTCGATTGCCGATTTGAAGCGAATTGTCAACGATATGGTGGCTGAAGCGAACAAAACGGGCGTACAAATCATAGATGGCGATACCAAGGTCGTAGAACGTGGCAGTGCGGATGGGGTTTATATTAATACAACCGGAATAGGAATCTATGAATATGGGATTGGCTGCAGCCTGGACTTTGAGGAAGGTGATGCTGTCATCATTTCCGGATCGGTAGGCGACCATGGCATCGCTGTTCTGTCCGCCCGCGGGGAGCTCGGTATTGACGTACCTATTAACAGCGACTGCGCTTCGTTAAATGCGATGTTAGGGGCTGTTTTGGAGCGAACGGCTGGCGTCAGGATTATGCGGGACCCGACTCGTGGAGGGCTGGCGACGACTCTTGTTGAAATCGCAGAGGATTTTGGGCTGACGATCAAAATAGAAGAAACAGAGATTCCTGTTAAGGATGAAGTCCATGGAGCCTGCGATATGCTTGGCTTTGATCCGCTCTATTTAGCGAACGAGGGCAAGGCTATTATCATTGTTGCTGAAAAGGAAAAGGACAAAGTGATGGATATTCTCCGCGAGTTCCCTGAAGGCAGAAATGCGGCTTTAATAGGTTCAGTTTTTAATAAAGGACAAGGTCGGCTGTTGCTAGAAACCCCGCTCGGTTCACGGAGAATTCTTAACCGGCTTTCTGGGACAATGTTCCCACGGATTTGCTGATAAAAATAATACCCCCCCCGCTTGCACTTCGCAGCGGGGGTTCAATTTTCTACATCATCATTTTGGCACATCTTCATTTACGGACTGTCTCTCCTTCTTCCAGCTCTCGTATTTCGTATATTTACAGTACTCCATGAAATCCTCTTTCCTCATACCTTCCTTGATGGCTGTTAAAATCAGTTCCTTCCATTCCTTATCGAGTTCTACTTCCGTTTGCGGTGCTTTACCCTCATTACAGAGCAAGTATTCAATCGTTGTTCCAAGTGTAATGGCGACTTTGTTCAAAACCTGCAGTGAGGGATTTGTCTGCATTCCTCTTTCAATCTGGCTCAAATAAGATTTTGAAACATCGGCCAGCTTGGCCAGCTCCGAAATCGAATACCCCCTCAGTTCTCTCAACTCCTTGATCCTCGATCCCAGCATCGAAATTCTCCTTTTTAAGCTGCCTTAATTTAATACTGTTAATTCATTATACAGAACAAAATATTCTTTATAAAATACGAAATAGTAAGAAAACAAGAGATAATACGAGATAAAGAACGATTTTCGTTCTTTATTTAGAATATTTGGGGATTTTTGGGGTTTTTCAAGTTCATAAGGATGACATATACTCAACTTGTAAGTTCTTTAAAAAGAACAAATAAGTTTGAAAATAGAAATTATTATTTACATAATTAAATACTTCTTGAAGAGGCTTTTGAATGGAGGTGGTATTATCCGAATTAAACGATTAAAGATTTCGAAGAGAAAGACACAATATTTAAAATTAATAGCCCTTCAATTTTTAGCCATTTATTACCTTTTCGTTATTTCTTTAACGTTAATATCCTCAACAAATCCTTATTTTTCGGATAAAACATACGGGTCAATTGAAATAAAAAACAAAGATCACTTTTACGGAGAAAAGGACTCGAGCAGTCTTGCTTCGGTAAAAGCATGGATTGAGTGTCCTAAAGTATATGCAAGTTTTATTAATAAGGGTGGAGATATGTTTGTAGATACAACATGGTCTGTTTATAAACAAATAGAAGGTAACAACTGGAATATAATTGGTACCTATCCCTTAAAAGCACTTAAATCAAAAGAAACTAGAGTCTTGGAATATACACCCAAAGAATCAGGAACCTATAGATTTGTTGTGCAACAAGTACCTACTCACCCTGGAAATAGCCAACCGAAAATAGAAACTTCTTATTTTGATTATAATAAATGCCAATCAAATAAAGCTTCTATAAGCCAGAATAAACAAAATAAGAAACAAACTTCAGAGGACCCTTCGTTAACAGAAGAAAAAACTGAAAATCAAGTTATTGAGTTAAATCCACAATCAATTTTAACTGAAGGTAAAGATGAATCTGTAAACGTAAATGAAGCAAATCCGGCTGAAAGTGTCCAATCCAATACAAAAATATTAGAAACTCAAAAAAGTGAAACCAATATTCAATCAGAATCATTAGAAACACCAAAGTAGCACTTTTAACAGAAAAAGACTATAAGACAATCACAGGAGGGAATTGAACTTGAAAGTTTTTAAGATTATTAGCCGTATTTTAAGCAGCATAATTGTTGTTTGTTTGGTAATAGCAGCCATCCTTGCTATTAGCTCTCGTTTATCAGGGGGAACACCAAAGTTCTTTGGAAAAACTATGATGATGGTCTTATCAGGTTCAATGGAACCTAAAATTCATACTGGTTCTGTAGTTTTTGTTGAAGATATAAAAGATCCCTCTCTATTAAAAGTAGGTGATGTTATTACATTCAAGTCTCCAGTTGTTAAAGATAGAATCATTACACACCGGATAAAGGAAATTAAAAACACTGGAAATTTAGAGTTTGTTACCAAAGGTGACAATAATACATCTGATGATCCTTTAACCGTACCACAACAAAATCTATTAGGTAAATATTCTAATATTACGGTTCCATACTTAGGTTATATTATGTCGTTTTTACAATCCAAAAAAGGGTTAGGGATTTCTTTAATCATTCCAGGGGGTTTGCTTATTATTCTAGAAATGTTCACGATTTGGAGAACCTTAGCGAGTCTTGATAAACCTAAGAAAGAACAAGCTATACCCAATTAATGGTTGTTTCTTCCCGGTTTTTAAAACGAGAAGTTCAATAATAAAAATTACCTACATATAGGGAAAGAGGAGGAAATACAAATGTCAGTAAGAAGAAAATTAATGGGCAGTGCTGCAACAATTGCTTTAGCAGGTATGGCAACAATCGGCGGATCATTTGCTTATTTTTCAAGTGAAGCAAATGCAGCGAGTAAATTTACAAATGGTACATTGGTTTTAGCGCCAAACGCTCCACATCTACAACATTTTACACTTGATAACTTTAAGCCTGGGGACAAATTGGTCGCTGTTACAGATAACCAAGAACCGGCTATGGTTTTAAACAATCAGGGAACTCTGCCAATGAACGTTTTTGCTAAAATTGATACTAGCAGCGTTAAAGGAAGTACAGATGCAATTTGGGTAGATAAACTGGAGTTTGGGGAAGTTGATGTATTAGCTAAATATCCTGCAATTGATGCTAATGGTGATAAGCATGTAACACTAACTGAATTGGGCAATTTCTTTAAAGGTGACACTACTGTTAACGGTAATGATGTTGTGGGAGTTGGTAAGTATATCGGATTCCTTCCTGCCCCTAAGCCAGGATTTGACTGGAATAATCCTAACCAAGTACCTATCAAATCTGTTAAATATCAATTTACGTTCAATGATGATGGAAAAGACCAAAATGGTCTTCAAGGAGATGTAACAAATATCACTTTTAAATTTACCGGTCTTCAATATGAA is drawn from Bacillus sp. FJAT-18017 and contains these coding sequences:
- a CDS encoding thymidylate synthase, with amino-acid sequence MKQYLDLCRHVLENGTEKGDRTGTGTVSTFGYQMRFNLQEGFPLITTKKLHMRSIIHELLWFLNGDTNIRYLQENGVRIWNEWADEEGNLGPVYGKQWRSWEGADGTTVDQISDLIEQIKTNPNSRRLIVNAWNVAEIDKMALAPCHCLFQFYVADGKLSCQLYQRSADLFLGVPFNIASYALLTMMIAQVCDLEPGEFVHTFGDVHIYNNHIEQVKEQLSREPRQLPKMNINPDVKDIFSFKYEDFTIEGYDPHPHIKGVVSV
- a CDS encoding conserved virulence factor C family protein, which gives rise to MKIKSIEPTPSPNTMKINLDQELPMGKSHNYKKDNAEGAPAVIRNILEIEGIKGVYHVADFIAVERNAKYDWKDLLAKVREAFGDEAATGEQAQAEISRFGEIQVQVQMFKDIPLQVKLLDGNEEKRYGMPEYFLEAREQAQLEGDNYILLRKWQDFGVRYGDFDQIGKDVIEELIASYPQSRLDDIVNAARAAGPSAPIKPTRERHRITADDLNDSEWQKRYQKLEQIPDPEIEDLPMLEKALQDEKPSIRRLATVYLGMIKDKAVLPLLYKALKDKNVTVRRTAGDCLSDLGFNEAGPEMALALKDPSKLVRWRAAMFLFEEGDESALPALKEAADDSEFEVALQAKMAIARIEGGEEAKGSVWKQMTEARKANQ
- a CDS encoding anthrax toxin lethal factor-related metalloendopeptidase, with the translated sequence MKKLFLIVVPAVLFFFLISTSKAAPGGVALANFNGETPLGQHLQYIDWGNLSGTVLLPEETFDTFEAAAIIQRLAKLPDSLLSKINKEGIVVRLFEGRLTDNPTASHLKGETPRGYTNGATWDAVPGIGGSEVVLVKIGASEKGKGHGSINLELHELAHSIDNLVYDGLSEQKAFIKVWEKERTKLFPGLKYFNNYPEEYFAEAFALYYLSEESNQFLEKTAPLTYKLIQDLD
- a CDS encoding BrxA/BrxB family bacilliredoxin, which gives rise to MSMAYEEYMKQMVRPMREELTNAGFKELTTPEDVDAFMGEAKGTAVVVINSVCGCAAGLARPAITQTVMNTEKQPDHLVTVFAGQDKEATAKMREYFGDIPPSSPSVALLKDGQVVHFIPRHDIEGNTMEGVMENLTTGIKNNF
- a CDS encoding dihydrofolate reductase — translated: MISFMWAMDENRVIGRDNKLPWHLPEDLKFFKRTTMGHPIAMGRKTFESIGKPLPGRENIIITRNRDYTFEGCTVVHSVKEFLDYCRTKEEEVFVIGGAEIFKELFPYADKLYLTMIHAQFEGDTYFPIFRPNEWELDSREKGLRDEKNPYDYEFLIYKRKSGGKQ
- a CDS encoding YpjP family protein, whose amino-acid sequence is MKKWIRKSFMVMVSILTFGLITPAQMNFLDQVNADTKSPGRGSAEFGPSIPTQFQQTPSITRDQFIEDMVKLAETRSYEKFGTRIKPVIENEFKEIILPNIEQAISKTAAQFPEEDLTGLAISEQPGAGLSEKIFHIKDVRTGKDVIRFHVRRDNPPQAGYWFNFHYHTAHDSFQEHHELGSIYWDKNTPPKWMA
- a CDS encoding class I SAM-dependent methyltransferase translates to MFVTTAYRVTETMLNKAKGVAIDLDIPFYTRGKKSISRMQEERGTGCIVAGNETLKLFGFGEDAPFFFHPSSAMFRVKRLIEGGSDPLIEAAGLERGHSFLDCTLGLASDSIVASFVTGKEGMVTGIEGNQYVAYLVKKGLLSWTTSVAPLDEAMSRVQVVNSNSLSLLKSLPDNSVDCVYWDPMFEESIDESEGIRSLRQFALYEGLGEEEIIESLRVSRNRVVLKDHFKSTRFDEFGFRRAIRKAAKFHYGYLEKK